A genomic segment from Vagococcus zengguangii encodes:
- a CDS encoding DegV family protein, translating into MKTAIVTDSTAFLPENIKNHPDVYVIPIPVIIDGKIYNEGVDVADEGQFYQLLKASKELPSTSQPSIGEVLETYNSLAKAGYERVISIHLSSGISGFINNLIGMSPGIEEIEVIPFDSKITSMPMGHMVKVALEMSQADESLDDIISRLEYIRDNTEAFLIVDDLNHLVRGGRLKNSSAIIGSLLKIKPVLKFDQGSIVLSEKIRSSKKAFARAEDLVAKHYKKAKAEHIYYLIHANSLQIAEIEKIKLEEKCPGIQIEIGHLGPVVGTHVGEKTIGFAWTAK; encoded by the coding sequence ATGAAAACAGCTATAGTTACGGATAGTACGGCATTTTTACCTGAAAACATCAAGAACCATCCGGATGTATACGTCATTCCTATTCCAGTTATTATTGATGGAAAAATTTACAATGAAGGCGTAGATGTAGCCGATGAAGGTCAGTTTTATCAGTTGCTTAAGGCAAGTAAAGAGCTACCTAGTACGTCACAACCGTCGATTGGAGAAGTGTTAGAAACCTACAATTCTTTAGCCAAAGCAGGTTATGAGCGCGTGATAAGTATCCACCTATCTTCTGGTATTTCAGGGTTTATTAACAATTTGATTGGTATGTCTCCTGGTATAGAAGAAATCGAAGTGATTCCATTTGATTCGAAGATTACAAGTATGCCGATGGGTCACATGGTCAAAGTAGCATTAGAAATGTCACAAGCTGACGAATCATTAGATGACATTATTTCAAGGTTAGAATACATTCGTGATAATACCGAAGCGTTTCTAATCGTAGATGATTTGAATCATTTAGTACGTGGTGGTCGCTTAAAAAATAGTTCAGCAATTATTGGTAGTTTATTAAAAATTAAACCCGTATTAAAATTCGATCAAGGATCAATCGTGTTGTCTGAAAAAATTCGTTCATCTAAAAAAGCCTTTGCACGCGCTGAAGATCTTGTGGCTAAGCACTACAAGAAAGCTAAAGCCGAGCATATTTATTATTTAATTCATGCGAATAGTTTACAAATCGCGGAAATTGAGAAAATTAAATTAGAAGAAAAATGTCCGGGTATTCAAATTGAGATTGGTCATTTAGGACCAGTTGTGGGAACCCATGTTGGCGAGAAGACCATAGGCTTTGCGTGGACAGCTAAATAA
- a CDS encoding shikimate kinase: protein MNDGIVLVGFMGSGKSSVAQALSQQTSLPVVDLDRLIETTTGQTIPTIFSTQGEREFRHIETTCLRQVINMPAIISTGGGIVLSEENRHILKASFKTVVWLQADFDTYYKRITEDKQNSRPIANQSSKNDLAKIEQERRVLYEAVADVVIDVSKLTVNQIASQMLESIVK, encoded by the coding sequence ATGAACGACGGCATTGTATTAGTTGGATTTATGGGGAGCGGGAAAAGTAGTGTTGCTCAAGCGTTGAGCCAACAGACATCTTTACCAGTTGTTGATTTGGATCGACTAATTGAAACAACAACGGGGCAAACTATTCCAACTATTTTTTCGACACAAGGAGAAAGAGAGTTTCGTCATATCGAAACGACATGCTTGAGACAAGTGATTAACATGCCAGCGATTATTTCAACTGGTGGTGGCATCGTTTTATCAGAAGAAAACCGTCATATTCTGAAGGCGTCATTCAAAACGGTTGTATGGTTGCAAGCGGATTTTGATACTTATTATAAACGAATTACTGAGGATAAACAAAACAGTCGACCTATAGCAAATCAATCCTCTAAAAATGATTTAGCTAAGATTGAACAGGAGCGTCGTGTTCTGTACGAGGCCGTTGCAGATGTTGTAATAGACGTTTCCAAGTTAACAGTTAATCAAATTGCTAGTCAAATGTTAGAGTCTATAGTTAAATAA
- a CDS encoding S41 family peptidase, with protein sequence MDSNRKFSPKHLILTALLSAGVAIGGTYLVVEGNELFGSDINSSNSTHQQFAHVEDVFNFIKQNYVGEIDETALINGALSGMTDAIGDPYSNFLTGLSKDSIDETIEGEFEGIGATMSYANDVPFIVEPPIKGSPAEKEGLRVNDKILKVDDKDITGQTLTEVVSQIRGEKGTQVKLTIERDGKTFDVTLTRNVIPIESVYPEIASENKEIGIIRVTTFNGNTSDDFFKAVAKMRKEGAKRFVIDLRDNPGGSLQEVSKMASAFLKEDQIIFQVEDGQGNREKVEADKSFDNGNKITEPVVVLVNGNSASASEIFAAAIKENERGKVMGDTTFGKGTMQTVQPLTEDTELKLTVNKWLTPKGNWINEKGLEPTIEVKTPDYYSVMVMDKSNSMQLGSSGDSVKSLNVMLQALGYEVDKDSDQFSEKTQVAVETFQASKKLTVDGIVNKETANQIEKNVYQFMQENDQQLDEAIKQLSKS encoded by the coding sequence ATGGATTCTAATAGAAAATTCTCACCAAAACATTTGATTTTAACGGCACTTTTATCAGCGGGTGTGGCTATAGGTGGTACATATTTAGTAGTTGAAGGGAATGAATTATTCGGAAGCGATATAAATAGTTCAAATAGTACTCACCAACAGTTTGCACATGTTGAGGATGTGTTTAATTTTATTAAACAAAATTATGTTGGAGAAATTGATGAAACAGCCTTAATAAATGGGGCACTATCTGGCATGACTGATGCCATTGGGGATCCATATTCAAACTTTTTAACCGGCCTATCGAAGGACTCGATTGATGAAACGATTGAAGGTGAATTTGAAGGAATCGGCGCCACCATGTCTTATGCTAACGACGTTCCTTTTATCGTTGAACCACCGATTAAAGGTTCTCCAGCTGAAAAAGAAGGATTACGTGTTAATGACAAAATCCTGAAGGTAGATGATAAGGATATTACAGGACAAACCTTAACCGAGGTAGTGAGTCAAATTCGTGGTGAAAAAGGGACACAAGTCAAATTAACGATTGAACGCGATGGTAAAACGTTTGATGTGACGTTAACGCGAAATGTGATTCCAATCGAATCAGTGTATCCTGAAATTGCAAGTGAAAATAAAGAGATTGGTATAATAAGAGTGACAACTTTTAACGGCAATACTTCAGATGATTTCTTTAAAGCAGTAGCCAAAATGCGTAAAGAAGGAGCGAAACGCTTCGTAATTGATTTACGAGACAACCCGGGCGGAAGCTTACAAGAAGTTTCCAAAATGGCGAGTGCTTTCTTAAAAGAAGACCAAATTATTTTCCAAGTTGAAGATGGTCAAGGTAATCGAGAAAAAGTCGAAGCGGATAAATCATTTGATAATGGCAATAAAATAACAGAACCGGTCGTTGTTCTAGTTAATGGAAATAGTGCGAGTGCTTCTGAAATCTTTGCAGCAGCTATCAAAGAAAACGAGCGTGGCAAAGTGATGGGTGATACCACCTTTGGTAAAGGAACCATGCAGACGGTACAACCATTAACTGAGGATACCGAATTGAAGTTAACGGTTAACAAATGGTTAACACCAAAAGGTAATTGGATTAACGAAAAAGGTTTAGAACCAACAATCGAAGTGAAAACCCCAGATTATTATTCAGTTATGGTAATGGATAAATCTAATTCAATGCAGTTAGGTTCATCTGGTGATAGTGTAAAATCATTAAATGTTATGTTACAAGCATTAGGCTATGAGGTTGATAAAGACAGCGATCAGTTTAGCGAAAAGACACAAGTCGCAGTTGAAACCTTCCAAGCTTCCAAAAAATTAACGGTTGATGGTATCGTGAATAAAGAGACGGCTAATCAAATTGAAAAAAACGTGTATCAATTTATGCAAGAAAATGATCAACAGCTAGATGAAGCAATCAAGCAATTGAGTAAATCATAG
- the pyk gene encoding pyruvate kinase — MKKTKIVCTIGPASETVETLVELINAGMNVCRLNFSHGDYEEHGNRIKNIREAAKITGKRIAILLDTKGPEIRTNDMENGAVELKTGETIRISMKEVLGNAERFSVTYPELINDVEVGGHILLDDGLVDLEVVELDHANGEIVTRISNDGTLKNKKGVNVPGASINLPGITEKDASDIRFGIEQDVDFIAASFVRRPSDVLEITKILEENDATHIQIISKIENQEGVDNIDSILKVSAGLMVARGDLGVEIPTEEVPVVQKELIKKCNEVGKTVITATQMLDSMQHNPRPTRAEASDVANAIYDGTDAIMLSGETAAGDYPVEAVTTMARIALRTEDALVDQDVFALKRFSQTDTTEAIGQSVGHTARNLGIKTIVAATESGYTAKMISKYRPKSHIVAMTFDERKARSLALTWGVFPEVAEKPESTDDMFARSAELVQDLGFAKEGELVIITAGVPVGERGTTNLMKIHMIGSKLVSGQGIGDKPVTGVAVVATTAEEAVEKMTEGSVLVVKTTDKDYMPAIDLASALVVEEGGLTSHAAVVAIAKGIPVVVGAANATTAIEAGKLISVDPKAGDIFLG; from the coding sequence ATGAAAAAAACAAAGATTGTATGTACGATTGGACCTGCAAGTGAAACAGTCGAAACACTTGTAGAATTAATTAATGCTGGGATGAACGTTTGTCGTTTAAACTTCTCACATGGTGATTATGAAGAGCATGGCAACCGTATCAAAAACATTCGTGAAGCAGCAAAAATTACAGGTAAACGTATCGCGATTCTTTTAGATACAAAAGGGCCTGAAATTCGTACAAATGATATGGAAAACGGCGCAGTTGAATTAAAAACTGGCGAAACAATCCGTATTTCAATGAAAGAAGTTTTAGGTAACGCTGAACGTTTTTCAGTTACTTACCCTGAATTAATCAACGATGTTGAAGTTGGCGGCCACATTCTTTTAGATGATGGTTTAGTAGACTTAGAAGTAGTTGAATTAGATCACGCTAACGGAGAAATCGTGACACGTATTTCTAACGATGGCACATTGAAAAACAAAAAAGGCGTTAACGTTCCAGGCGCTTCAATTAACTTACCTGGTATCACAGAAAAAGACGCTTCAGATATCCGTTTTGGTATCGAACAAGATGTTGACTTTATCGCAGCAAGTTTCGTTCGTCGTCCAAGCGACGTTTTAGAAATCACTAAAATTTTAGAAGAAAACGATGCAACTCACATCCAAATTATTTCTAAAATTGAAAACCAAGAAGGTGTTGATAATATCGACAGCATCTTGAAAGTTTCAGCTGGTTTAATGGTTGCCCGTGGTGACTTAGGGGTAGAAATCCCAACTGAAGAAGTACCAGTTGTCCAAAAAGAATTAATCAAAAAATGTAACGAAGTTGGGAAAACTGTTATTACAGCGACTCAAATGTTAGATTCTATGCAACACAACCCACGTCCAACACGTGCGGAAGCTAGTGACGTTGCCAATGCTATCTACGATGGTACAGATGCTATCATGTTATCTGGTGAAACAGCTGCTGGTGATTACCCAGTTGAAGCAGTAACAACAATGGCACGTATCGCATTACGTACTGAAGATGCGTTAGTAGACCAAGATGTGTTTGCTTTAAAACGTTTCAGCCAAACTGATACAACTGAAGCAATTGGTCAATCAGTAGGTCATACTGCGCGTAACTTAGGCATCAAAACAATCGTTGCTGCAACTGAATCAGGTTACACTGCGAAAATGATTTCTAAATATCGTCCAAAATCTCACATCGTTGCGATGACATTCGATGAAAGAAAAGCACGTAGCTTAGCATTAACTTGGGGTGTATTCCCAGAAGTTGCTGAAAAACCAGAATCTACTGATGATATGTTTGCTCGTTCTGCTGAATTAGTTCAAGACTTAGGTTTTGCTAAAGAAGGCGAATTAGTTATTATTACAGCGGGTGTACCAGTTGGTGAACGCGGCACAACTAACTTAATGAAAATTCATATGATCGGTTCTAAACTAGTTTCTGGTCAAGGAATTGGTGACAAACCTGTAACAGGTGTTGCAGTTGTTGCAACAACTGCTGAAGAAGCAGTTGAAAAGATGACAGAAGGTAGTGTATTAGTTGTTAAAACAACTGATAAAGATTACATGCCTGCTATTGATTTAGCAAGTGCTTTAGTTGTTGAAGAAGGTGGTTTAACTTCTCATGCGGCAGTTGTAGCAATCGCTAAAGGTATTCCAGTTGTCGTTGGTGCTGCAAATGCAACAACAGCAATCGAAGCTGGTAAATTAATCTCTGTTGATCCAAAAGCTGGCGACATTTTCTTAGGATAA
- the lepB gene encoding signal peptidase I: protein MKNSFLEKLIYWIKMLMVAAFFAVIVRGFVFIPMTIEGNSMEKTLNQEDHIIYEKFSDIDRFDIILFKANDGTVMVKRVVGLPGEEVAYFNDTLLINGEMIEEPYLDEIKIHHLNNHYTTNFNSEEVLGKPNLSDDAYFVLGDNRRVSKDSRSFGEVRADQIIGKARLVYYPFKDIKLL from the coding sequence TTGAAGAATAGCTTTTTAGAAAAATTAATTTATTGGATAAAAATGTTAATGGTTGCTGCTTTTTTTGCTGTTATTGTCAGAGGTTTTGTATTTATTCCCATGACAATTGAAGGAAATTCAATGGAGAAAACCTTAAATCAAGAGGATCATATAATATATGAGAAGTTTTCCGATATTGATCGCTTTGATATTATTTTGTTTAAAGCGAACGATGGTACCGTGATGGTGAAGAGGGTAGTGGGTTTGCCTGGTGAAGAGGTGGCCTATTTTAATGACACCTTATTAATTAATGGTGAGATGATTGAGGAACCTTATTTGGATGAGATAAAAATTCATCATCTAAATAATCACTATACAACCAATTTTAATAGTGAAGAAGTACTAGGGAAACCTAATTTATCAGATGATGCTTACTTTGTTTTAGGCGATAACCGTCGTGTTAGCAAGGACAGTCGTTCGTTTGGTGAAGTAAGGGCGGATCAAATTATTGGAAAAGCACGCTTAGTGTACTATCCATTTAAAGATATAAAATTATTGTAG
- a CDS encoding DUF2929 family protein — protein sequence MRFIIVLLSGLIIGQMIGYLGAALSHTAYTPVSALIGSLVLVAIVYIIGELTSSKKSVK from the coding sequence ATGAGATTTATTATCGTATTACTTTCAGGTTTAATTATTGGCCAAATGATTGGCTATTTAGGAGCTGCTTTAAGTCACACAGCCTACACGCCTGTATCGGCTTTAATCGGTTCTCTTGTCTTAGTCGCTATTGTTTACATTATTGGCGAACTAACATCATCAAAGAAAAGCGTAAAATAA
- the aroA gene encoding 3-phosphoshikimate 1-carboxyvinyltransferase, protein MKLLTNQQQLIGTVRVPGDKSISHRSIMFGALAHGITRVTGFLEAEDCLSTLKLFQALGVKIEREGMQLVIEGHGIEAFRSPRQAVDIGNSGTTIRLVTGLLAASPIDVTLFGDVSIAKRPMARVLIPLLQMKAQVSAREENYAPITIKGTNKLQGITYRMPVASAQVKSAILLAGLHAKGETIVIEKEKTRDHTEDMIRQFGGDIEINGKEIRLKGPQRLIGQEMMVPGDISSAAFFLVAGLIAKDSEVTLPNVGITATRAGILEVIEAMQGSLFIRDRDLENQSATLQVHSSQLQATIIEGALIPRLIDELPIIALLATQAEGTTVIRDAEELKVKETNRIDVTASELRKMGANIETTDDGLIINGPTKLHGAVVDSHGDHRIGMMLAIASLIVESGTVELLNAEAVAVSYPSFFSDLGSLIGEGL, encoded by the coding sequence ATGAAGTTATTGACCAATCAACAACAATTAATAGGCACGGTTCGAGTGCCAGGTGATAAGTCGATTTCCCATCGTAGCATTATGTTTGGTGCGTTGGCTCACGGAATTACTCGTGTGACAGGTTTTTTAGAAGCTGAAGATTGCCTATCGACACTGAAGTTATTTCAAGCATTGGGCGTAAAAATTGAACGTGAAGGGATGCAATTAGTCATCGAAGGTCATGGGATTGAAGCTTTTCGATCTCCTAGACAGGCAGTTGATATAGGGAATTCAGGGACGACTATTCGACTTGTTACAGGTTTATTAGCTGCTAGTCCAATCGATGTGACACTTTTTGGCGATGTATCGATTGCAAAACGACCGATGGCACGAGTTCTGATACCACTTTTACAAATGAAGGCTCAGGTAAGTGCTCGCGAAGAAAATTATGCACCCATTACTATTAAGGGGACCAATAAGCTTCAAGGGATAACGTATCGGATGCCCGTTGCAAGTGCCCAAGTAAAGTCAGCTATTTTATTAGCGGGGTTACATGCAAAAGGAGAAACAATTGTCATTGAAAAGGAAAAGACTCGCGACCATACCGAAGATATGATTCGCCAATTTGGTGGGGACATTGAGATTAACGGGAAAGAAATTCGTTTAAAAGGCCCCCAACGTTTAATTGGTCAAGAGATGATGGTGCCTGGGGATATTTCATCGGCCGCCTTTTTCTTAGTTGCCGGTTTAATTGCTAAAGATAGTGAAGTGACATTACCTAATGTGGGCATCACTGCAACTAGAGCCGGTATTCTTGAAGTGATTGAAGCGATGCAAGGCTCGTTGTTTATTCGTGATCGGGACTTGGAGAATCAATCGGCGACATTGCAGGTGCATTCGAGTCAGCTACAAGCAACAATCATTGAAGGAGCGTTAATTCCAAGATTAATTGATGAATTACCAATTATTGCATTGTTAGCAACCCAAGCAGAAGGAACAACGGTTATTCGCGATGCAGAAGAATTGAAAGTAAAAGAAACTAATCGTATTGATGTGACGGCTTCAGAACTTCGTAAAATGGGTGCCAATATCGAAACAACGGATGATGGTTTGATTATTAACGGCCCAACTAAGTTACATGGTGCAGTGGTAGATTCTCACGGTGATCACCGGATTGGTATGATGTTGGCGATTGCGAGTTTAATAGTCGAATCGGGTACAGTAGAGCTATTAAATGCTGAAGCAGTAGCGGTTTCTTATCCAAGTTTCTTTTCAGATTTAGGTAGCTTAATTGGTGAAGGACTATGA
- the dnaE gene encoding DNA polymerase III subunit alpha, with product MEKVQLYNQTAFSLLQSTNRIPDLVEQAKKLGVTALGIADVNTMSGVADFYRACQAANIHPLIGVTIEYTVATLEHVTFKLVFYAKNKRGYQQLINLSTLKMLDQRKPLLLEELLPYLADLFVIVPAEDSQLNYYLKKGELERFVPVLKQLLEYAGQDSVYGGMANYLADNKWEALTQAYEKLGLAIIAFENSRYLLPSDHFSLEILHHIDEGTRLETLDYQAAGSYYLQNPTSVAQVYAERNLTQAIEAASQLAKQCQFEMDFSQSLLPHFDTPAGVSAGEYLRQLCFEFLPKRVPDFDECYVERLEKELAVIHQMGFDDYFLIIWDVMRFAEEQQVVTGAGRGSAAGALVSYVLSITDVDPIKYHLLFERFLNIERNSMPDIDLDIPDNRRDEILHYVYQKYGDNHMAQIATFGTMAAKMVLRDVCRVFGLSQSEASQWSNAIPNVLKITLKEAQVKSKNLQKLIESSERNRLIFDVALQLEGLPRHVSTHAAGVVISDIPLTDVVPLQEGSEDIPLTQFTMGNVEAIGLLKMDFLGLRNLSIIDDTLRHIRRTTGTELTQKMIPMNDPDTLALFKKGQTAGVFQFESAGIRNVLRKVSPESIEDIAAVNALYRPGPMENIDTFVRRKHGQEMIQYPHESLKDILDVTYGIIVYQEQIMQVAAKMAGFTLGQADILQRAVSKKVKHVLEQQRQNFIDGSVANGYSPQVAEEVYQYIEKFANYGFNRSHAMAYSFVGYQMAYLKVHYPAAFFAALLHSVRHNLDKIKEYIADARKYGVVIKGPNINRSSYSFSLNKSNEILFGFSSLKGVRRDFVKELIAERKEQGPYTSFDNFLIRNDNKWLKPDWLAPLIQIGAFDEIEPNRRDLMKNLDGSIANVLISGGSVDMLATLELKESQLPDYTLEEKLSFEEEFLGAYVSGHPVNQYKSIKVVKQATNIAQALVGKHQSFIVYLKKSREIRTKKGETMAFLEVSDETGDLSLTVFPILYRKLYDQIKVNQVYWVSGKVEESRYNQERQLLVEQLQPITVLEQAIGATICYLKISRDVEKESLFSEIKEVLQTHHGICPVILFDEKTNKRRVLNEQLWIADSPELREKLVELLDEKNVVFNK from the coding sequence ATGGAAAAGGTGCAATTATACAATCAAACGGCCTTTTCGCTATTGCAAAGTACGAATCGAATTCCCGATTTAGTCGAGCAAGCGAAAAAATTAGGTGTGACCGCATTAGGAATCGCTGATGTTAATACGATGTCAGGCGTAGCCGACTTTTATCGTGCCTGTCAAGCTGCAAACATCCATCCGCTCATCGGTGTCACGATAGAATATACGGTCGCAACGTTAGAACATGTCACATTTAAATTAGTTTTTTATGCCAAAAACAAACGAGGTTACCAACAGTTAATCAATCTTTCAACGTTGAAAATGTTGGATCAACGTAAACCATTACTATTAGAAGAGCTGTTACCTTATTTAGCTGATTTGTTTGTGATCGTACCAGCTGAAGATTCACAGCTGAATTATTATTTGAAAAAAGGGGAACTTGAGCGCTTTGTTCCGGTTTTAAAGCAGTTATTAGAATATGCTGGCCAGGACAGTGTTTATGGTGGCATGGCTAATTATTTGGCCGATAATAAATGGGAAGCCTTAACGCAAGCATACGAAAAATTAGGGCTAGCAATTATAGCGTTTGAAAATAGTCGTTATTTATTGCCAAGCGATCATTTTTCGTTAGAAATTTTACATCATATTGACGAAGGTACACGCTTAGAAACACTCGATTATCAAGCGGCGGGTTCTTATTATTTGCAAAATCCAACATCGGTTGCCCAGGTCTATGCTGAAAGAAACTTAACCCAAGCAATCGAAGCAGCGAGTCAATTAGCGAAGCAATGTCAATTCGAGATGGACTTTAGCCAAAGTTTATTGCCACATTTTGATACCCCTGCAGGTGTGTCAGCGGGCGAATATTTGCGCCAACTGTGTTTTGAGTTTTTACCAAAACGTGTACCAGACTTTGACGAATGTTATGTTGAACGTTTAGAAAAAGAATTAGCCGTTATTCATCAGATGGGATTTGACGATTATTTTTTAATTATTTGGGACGTAATGCGTTTTGCTGAAGAGCAGCAAGTCGTAACAGGAGCTGGCCGTGGTTCAGCTGCTGGTGCTTTAGTATCTTACGTTTTATCCATTACGGATGTCGATCCGATTAAATATCACTTGTTGTTTGAACGTTTTTTAAATATCGAACGAAATAGCATGCCCGATATTGATTTAGATATCCCAGATAATCGTCGCGATGAAATTCTTCACTATGTTTATCAAAAATATGGTGATAATCACATGGCGCAAATTGCCACGTTTGGTACGATGGCCGCTAAAATGGTGTTACGAGATGTTTGTCGCGTCTTTGGTCTCTCACAAAGCGAAGCATCACAATGGTCAAATGCCATTCCAAATGTCTTGAAAATTACGCTTAAAGAAGCCCAAGTAAAATCGAAAAATTTGCAAAAATTAATCGAAAGTTCTGAACGCAATCGTTTGATTTTTGATGTCGCGTTGCAATTAGAGGGCTTGCCTCGTCATGTCTCCACACATGCGGCGGGTGTGGTAATTAGTGATATACCGTTAACAGATGTTGTCCCGTTACAAGAAGGTTCTGAAGATATTCCGTTAACTCAGTTTACAATGGGGAATGTTGAAGCAATTGGCTTGTTAAAAATGGATTTTCTTGGCTTGCGTAATTTATCAATTATTGACGATACGTTGCGACACATTCGTCGCACAACCGGCACCGAGTTGACGCAAAAAATGATTCCAATGAATGATCCTGATACGCTTGCTTTATTCAAAAAAGGCCAAACAGCAGGAGTCTTCCAGTTTGAATCGGCCGGTATTCGTAACGTGCTGCGTAAAGTTTCACCAGAGTCAATCGAAGATATTGCGGCGGTTAACGCCTTGTATCGTCCAGGTCCTATGGAAAATATTGACACCTTTGTGCGTCGTAAACACGGTCAGGAAATGATTCAATACCCACACGAAAGTTTAAAAGATATTTTAGATGTGACTTACGGAATTATTGTCTATCAGGAACAGATTATGCAAGTAGCTGCTAAGATGGCTGGTTTTACACTTGGTCAAGCCGATATTTTACAGCGGGCAGTCAGCAAAAAGGTCAAACATGTTTTAGAACAACAACGCCAGAATTTTATTGATGGTTCAGTTGCCAATGGTTATAGCCCACAAGTTGCTGAAGAGGTCTATCAATATATCGAAAAATTTGCGAACTATGGCTTTAACCGTTCACATGCCATGGCCTATTCATTTGTGGGTTATCAGATGGCCTATTTAAAAGTTCACTATCCAGCTGCTTTTTTTGCTGCGTTATTACATTCTGTTCGTCATAATTTGGATAAAATTAAAGAATATATCGCGGATGCAAGGAAATATGGCGTTGTCATCAAAGGGCCTAATATTAATCGCTCGTCCTATAGTTTCTCTTTAAATAAATCCAATGAAATTTTGTTTGGCTTTAGTTCGCTTAAAGGCGTTCGGCGTGATTTTGTGAAAGAGTTGATTGCTGAACGTAAAGAACAGGGTCCCTATACAAGTTTTGATAACTTCTTGATTCGAAATGATAATAAGTGGCTAAAACCAGACTGGTTAGCCCCGCTAATTCAGATTGGGGCGTTCGATGAAATAGAACCAAATCGTCGTGACTTAATGAAAAACTTGGACGGCAGCATCGCGAATGTTTTAATTAGCGGTGGTAGCGTTGATATGTTAGCGACACTAGAGCTAAAAGAAAGCCAGTTGCCAGATTATACCTTAGAAGAGAAACTGTCATTTGAAGAAGAGTTTTTAGGGGCTTATGTTTCAGGTCATCCAGTTAATCAGTATAAGAGCATAAAAGTAGTTAAACAAGCCACAAACATCGCACAGGCTTTAGTCGGTAAACATCAGTCGTTTATTGTTTATCTTAAAAAATCACGTGAGATCCGTACAAAAAAAGGAGAAACAATGGCCTTTTTAGAAGTGTCTGATGAAACAGGCGACTTATCATTGACCGTTTTTCCTATATTGTATCGTAAGTTATATGATCAAATAAAGGTCAACCAAGTTTATTGGGTGAGTGGTAAGGTGGAAGAGAGTCGTTACAACCAGGAACGACAATTATTAGTTGAACAACTTCAACCGATTACAGTTTTAGAGCAAGCTATCGGAGCGACCATTTGTTATTTGAAAATTTCGAGAGATGTTGAAAAAGAATCATTGTTTTCAGAAATTAAAGAAGTTTTACAAACACATCATGGCATTTGCCCAGTCATTTTATTTGATGAAAAAACGAACAAACGTAGGGTGTTAAATGAACAACTTTGGATTGCTGACAGTCCAGAGTTAAGAGAAAAGTTAGTGGAATTATTAGATGAAAAAAATGTTGTTTTCAATAAATAG
- the pfkA gene encoding 6-phosphofructokinase, translated as MKRIAILTSGGDAPGMNAAVRAVARKAIFEGLEVYGVNYGFAGLVAGDIRRLDVADVGDIIQRGGTFLYSARYPEFATEEGQLKGIEQLKKFGIDGLVVIGGDGSYHGAMALTRHGFPAIGIPGTIDNDIPGTDYTIGFDTATNTVLESIDRIRDTATSHVRTFVIEVMGRNAGDIALWAGVAGGADDIIIPEHDFDMAEVAQRVKEGRDRGKKHCLIILAEGVKGGNEFAEELAEYGDFHTRVSILGHVVRGGSPTARDRVLASKFGAKAVELLLEGKGGLCVGMRNEEVVASDIIDTLENGKHQPDLSLYKLNKEISF; from the coding sequence ATGAAGCGTATTGCTATTTTAACTAGTGGTGGAGACGCACCAGGTATGAACGCTGCGGTTCGCGCCGTTGCACGTAAAGCGATTTTTGAAGGATTAGAAGTTTATGGTGTGAACTATGGTTTCGCTGGTTTAGTTGCCGGTGACATCCGTCGTTTAGATGTAGCTGACGTTGGTGACATCATCCAACGTGGTGGAACATTCCTATATTCAGCTCGTTACCCTGAGTTTGCGACTGAAGAAGGACAATTAAAAGGAATCGAACAACTTAAAAAATTCGGCATTGATGGCTTAGTAGTTATCGGTGGAGACGGTTCTTATCATGGAGCAATGGCTTTAACTCGCCATGGTTTCCCAGCTATCGGTATCCCAGGAACAATTGATAATGATATTCCAGGAACTGATTATACAATCGGATTTGATACAGCAACAAACACTGTATTAGAGTCAATTGACAGAATTCGTGACACAGCAACTTCACACGTTCGTACATTCGTTATTGAAGTAATGGGACGTAATGCTGGTGACATCGCTCTTTGGGCTGGTGTTGCAGGTGGTGCTGACGATATTATTATTCCGGAACATGATTTCGACATGGCTGAAGTAGCACAACGTGTTAAAGAAGGCCGCGATCGTGGAAAAAAACATTGCTTAATCATCTTAGCTGAAGGTGTTAAAGGCGGGAATGAATTTGCAGAGGAATTAGCTGAATACGGCGACTTCCATACACGTGTATCAATTTTAGGACACGTTGTTCGTGGTGGGTCTCCAACAGCTCGTGACCGCGTTTTAGCAAGTAAATTTGGTGCAAAAGCTGTTGAACTTTTATTAGAAGGTAAAGGCGGTTTATGCGTAGGTATGCGTAACGAAGAAGTTGTCGCATCTGATATTATTGATACACTTGAAAATGGTAAACACCAACCTGATCTTTCTTTATACAAATTAAATAAAGAAATTTCATTTTAA